A window of Rhodothermales bacterium contains these coding sequences:
- a CDS encoding pitrilysin family protein, producing the protein MTITLHISDDQARLLEAQAAQHARNKPVRGMDPRVREEDGRGGKVHRASLVAMSLILVSLTLIQPSPVTAQDIDVPYSQFTLDNGLTVLVHEDHSTPFVSVNMWYHVGSGSEKAGRTGFAHLFEHIMFEGSGNVPEGKFDEWLEAAGGNNNGSTTGDRTNYYEDVPSNGLELALFLESDRMGYLLDAMSPEKVDGQRDVVKNERRQSYENRPYGLAFPTLGEALYAPDHPYHWPTIGYMDHLSAASYEDVVDFFKRFYGPNNASLAISGDVTVDEARVLVEKWFGDVPGGQPVLPVDAPPAYLDTEKRMVLEDDVQLPRLYMAWLTPPAFTPGDAEMQLLADIFAGGKNARLYNRLVYDLQIAQDVFAFQNSNKLSSSFFIVATARPGVSLSELQTVIQEEIDKIKAEPPTERELGRAVNQYEAQFLDQLQSIGGFSGKAEMLNNYYYFTRNPGYFNEDLARFKAVRPNDIQAMARSFLRDDGRVVLGVVPEGATDLAPQLVPAGQ; encoded by the coding sequence ATGACCATTACGTTACATATCTCGGACGACCAGGCACGTCTCCTGGAGGCGCAGGCTGCTCAACACGCCAGAAATAAGCCAGTCCGGGGGATGGATCCCCGCGTTCGCGAGGAAGACGGGCGAGGCGGAAAGGTACATCGCGCTAGCCTCGTCGCGATGAGCCTTATCCTCGTGTCCCTGACGCTGATCCAGCCGTCACCCGTTACCGCCCAGGACATCGACGTCCCCTACAGCCAGTTCACACTCGACAACGGCCTCACCGTCCTTGTCCACGAGGACCACTCGACGCCTTTCGTAAGCGTCAACATGTGGTACCACGTCGGCTCCGGCAGCGAGAAGGCGGGCCGTACTGGCTTTGCGCACCTCTTCGAGCACATCATGTTCGAGGGATCGGGGAATGTGCCCGAGGGGAAATTCGACGAGTGGCTGGAGGCCGCCGGCGGCAACAATAACGGCTCGACCACCGGGGACCGGACGAATTATTACGAGGATGTACCCAGCAACGGGCTGGAGCTGGCGCTTTTCCTGGAGTCCGACCGGATGGGCTACCTGCTCGACGCCATGTCGCCAGAAAAGGTGGATGGCCAGCGGGATGTGGTGAAAAACGAACGTCGGCAGTCCTACGAAAATCGCCCCTACGGCCTCGCCTTCCCCACCCTCGGCGAGGCCCTGTACGCGCCCGACCATCCGTACCACTGGCCGACGATCGGCTACATGGACCACCTGTCGGCGGCGAGTTATGAGGATGTGGTCGACTTCTTTAAACGCTTTTACGGCCCGAATAACGCCAGCCTGGCCATCTCGGGCGACGTGACCGTCGACGAGGCCCGCGTGCTTGTCGAAAAGTGGTTCGGCGACGTGCCCGGCGGCCAGCCCGTTCTGCCCGTGGATGCGCCACCCGCCTACCTCGACACCGAAAAACGGATGGTGCTGGAGGACGACGTACAGCTCCCGCGCCTCTACATGGCCTGGCTGACGCCGCCGGCCTTTACCCCCGGCGACGCCGAAATGCAGCTGCTGGCCGACATCTTCGCCGGCGGGAAAAATGCCCGGCTGTACAACCGCCTGGTGTACGACCTCCAGATCGCGCAGGACGTCTTCGCCTTCCAGAATTCCAACAAGCTCTCCTCCTCGTTTTTCATCGTCGCCACCGCGCGGCCGGGCGTGTCGCTCAGCGAGCTGCAGACAGTGATCCAGGAAGAGATCGACAAGATCAAGGCCGAACCACCCACCGAACGCGAACTCGGCCGCGCCGTCAACCAGTACGAGGCGCAGTTTCTGGATCAGTTGCAAAGCATCGGAGGGTTCAGCGGGAAGGCCGAGATGTTGAACAACTACTACTACTTCACGCGCAACCCGGGGTATTTCAACGAAGACCTCGCCCGGTTCAAGGCCGTCCGCCCCAACGACATCCAGGCCATGGCC